The genomic region gaaatgttgtgaagtaattggcctccaactaataaaataaaattaaaaaaaaaaaaaagaatgcatttgaatcagttctaatgaggtgggtgaaactggagcctattatacagagtgaagtaagccagaaagaaaaataccaatacagtatattattgtatatatatggaatttagaaagatggtaacgaccctatatgtgagacagtaaaagagacatagatgtaaagaatagacttttggactctatgggagaaggcgagggtgggatgatctgagagaatagcattgaaacatgtatatcaccatatgtgaaacagatcgccagtccaggtttgatgcatgagacatggcGCTCAGGgcgggtgcactgggatgaccctgagggatgggatggggggggcggttcaggatgggggacacatgtacacccatgactgattcatgtcaatgtatggcaaaaaccactacaatattgtaaagtaattagtctccaattaaaataaattaattaaaaaaaaactcaactttcaaaaaactaagatcatggcatgcaatcacatcacttcatggcaaatagatggggaaacaatggaaattgtgagagactatttttctgggctccaaataactgcagatggtgactgcagccatgaaattagaagacgcttgctccttgtaagaaaaaccATGATcagcatagacagcatattaaaaagcagagacattactttgctgacaaaggttcatctagtcaaacttatggtttttccagtagtcaggtatggatgtgagaattgaaccataaagaaagttgagcactgaagaaatggtgcttttgaactgtggtgttggagaagactcttgagagtcccttggacagcaaagagatcaaagcagtcaatcctaaaggaaatcagtgctgaatattcattggaagttgaagctgaaattccaatactttggccacctgatgtaaagaactgactcattgttaAAGacgctaatgctgggaaagatttaaagcaggaggagaagggggcgactctagaggatgaggtagttggatggcatcaccaactctatggacatgagtttgagcaagttccaggagttggtgatggacagggaagcctggcatgctgtggtccatggggtcgcaaagagttggacacaactgagtgactgaactgaactaaccccttaatttcatgggcagagaCTTCAAAACTTTGGGTCTAGAACAGACATCTGCAAACTCTGTAGGTTAGGGAGAGTGGAACAGGCAGAATTGCCTCCTGTGTTCTTCATTTCTGAGGGGCCAGTACGCATGCAGCAGCCTGGACCACCAGCCTGAAGCAGATGAGGGATGGATCTCCTTCCCAGGACTGTGGGATCACTCTCCcagggtgttaaaaaaaaaaaaagctggaaaagCTCCCAACTATTCACTGAACTTGGCCCTAGCCCTTGAAAGATCATGCAGCTACTTTCTATTGAGTTGTGGCCTTTTTCATTTAACCATGGAATCTCTAAAAGATTATGTATTAATCGCTTCAAAAGAGGATTTTACCAAttcaaataaggaaaatattttttgaatgtgaAAACAATACCTGTTGGCTGTAGAAAATTGGGACAAACACAAGAAGGTAAAAAACACCAATAACACCATCAGCCAAATAATCACTGTTAGTATTATGGTTTAGCTCCCTTGGCCCCTCCGACctaatttttaaacagaaaaacagaattgttgtgtgtgcgtgtgtgtgtactcatGGGTTTGTTGTTTGCTGCTTTTTGCACAAACTATTACCATAAATATTTTTCCACAACAGCATTCTTCTATcacattatctttttaaattaatgatttatttttggctgtgctgtagaTCTTTGTGGCTCTCTCTAATTTTGACAAAcaagggctactcttcattttgaggcacaggcttctcattatggtggcttcttgtgttgtggagcacaggctctagggcatgcgggcttcagtatttgaagcatgcaggctcaggagttgtggtgcatgggcttagttgccccacggcatgtggaatcttcctggaccagggactgaacctgtgtctcctgcattggcaggtgcagtCTTATCTATGGTACTACCAGGGAAGTGCCATATTATCTTCTACTAACAGGATGCATTGTAATGTCACATCCCATTGGGTTTGGGGTGTTGTTTTGTATGACACTCATCTTTTACACACGTCTTCAGTTGTTCCCCAGGTAGGGTTCCTTTCCATTTCTGTGCTCTGCACCCTCTGGCTGTCTGGTGAACCTTGGACCTCTTCTCAGAacaatgtttttttaatatataaagtataatacATGAGAAGTATAATTAGCAAACTAATTATATTGAAATTCTATCAAGaaacctaaaagaaaaaatttgtgaTAAGTGTTTGCTTATATGTACACTGAAGAACAATGTTAGAGAATAGATACAGTATCTTCAATAACAACTATAATTACAAGTACTGATCAACATTATTTCAAGCTGTTTGcaacaaatgtcatatgatatgaAAAGATCTGGGATTTATATTGGGCCAAGGTGACAGGTACAGCTGTGGTTTGTTGCCTACATTCATCACCAAAGGAAATATTATGTGTCACTTGGAGGTTAGTGAAAACAAAGGTGTAACTTTTTTCTCATTCCAGTTCTTTATTTCCTATCAGAGTCAAAGACATGACTACTGATTTCTACCCATGGAAACTTGGGGATCCAGAGAGCCCAGGTGAAAATTCCCACCTTGGGGGAAAACTCCCAAGAGTGGCTCAGTTCATCTTATGCCccagcagtttttttttaaagtctttattgaatttgttgcaatattgtttctatgttttgatattttggttttctggccatgaggcatacaggatcttagctccccaggcagggattgaacccacaatcCCTGTGCTGgaatgcaaagtcttaaccagGAAAGTTTCTGGCCTGGCAGGCAGTTTTGAATCTTTTGATATTAATAACAATGGCCTCATGACACCAGGAACTgcttctgatttcttctttgtgccAACGGCTTCAGAGTAAAGTCAGTGAGAGTGCCTGTCAGTGATAAAAATTCAGCCAGTGTTAAgggttgaattgtgtctccccctgacccccagctcccaccctcccccaaaaGGATATATTGAGGCCCTAATCAcagtacttcagaatgtgacttgTTTGGAAATACAATGGTTGCCGGTGTAATTGTAATTAAGAGGAGGGCATACTGGAGAAGGGTAAGCTCTTAGgtagtatgactggtgtcctcacTAGAAAcagccatgtgaagacacagggacaCAGGGAAGTCACATGATGACAGAGACTGGGATTATGCACCAAAGATCACCCAGGATTAACAGCCCGCCCAGGAGGTGTGCTCcccaggtagctcagaggtaaagaatccacctaccaatgcaggagacacaagagactcgggtttgatctctgggtcaggaagatcccctggagaaggaaatggcaacccactccagtattctcgcctgacgaatcccacgggcagaggagcatggtaggctacagccctTAGGATTGCAAAGAGGTTGTATACtattgagcacacacatgcacgtgtgcATACGCATGTgcatgcgtgcgcacacacacacaacaccaggAGGTGAGGAAAAGCAAGGAGTGATTCTCCCCTAATGTTTCGGAGGGTGCATGACCCTGCTAACACCTTGAAAgtggacttctagcttccagaactatgagacaataaatttctgctgtcttATCCCACCCGGTTTGTGGTACTCATGCAGCAGTCTTAGGAAACCAGTACAATGGCTTTCTTGGCCTGGGGTTCTGAAAcactggggttgggggggcacgGTTCTGTGCCCTTGTTGGGGACTGCCACACCATGACCCAAGGTGACTGATGGGGACCGAATCATTAGAGGGCTGGGCTAGAGCTTCAGCCACAATGTTACCACGCATACAATGTtaccctggggtcaggaagagacgGTCCCACCCATCAGGGTCAATGGAACCTGCAGAAAATCCACAGAAAGCTTCAGAAGGCTGAGCGGTGTTTCCTCTTTATACTCACACGAAGATAATAGGCCTTTATCAAGAATGACATATTATTGCCCAACGGTCAGGATGCAGGTGGCAGGGAAAAGGATTCTTAGGAACTTTCCCCTGTGCCTGTTGGGTGTGTAAAGCACTCTCGTGTGAGAATGGGAAGCTTCTGACCCCCCGGTAACATCCGCCTCTCCTTAGGAAGCTCTCCACTCCTACGCCTCCATGTCCTTTCCTGCAGACAGTGGCTCTAGATAAATCTTCCCGCCGCACCAAACACTTGGCCTCTGAGTACAGTCACACGTCATCAGGGGCCTGGGGTCCTCCATCAAGGCTCGGCTGAGGGTAGGACAGCTCACACCTGGAAGAGAAACCAGCCTCACGCACTGCAGGCAGGTGGTCCAGCGAAGCAGAGGGGCTACTGCAAACGTCTGGTCCCACATTAAAAACAGCAGGCCAGGAAAGAAAGTCCCCCCTTACCTGGAATAGAGAAATCTGGATATTTTGGCAGCAGCCCTTCATGCAACAAAACTTTTGGAGGAGGAGTAGGAGGAGGTGGTGTGGACTTAACTCCATATATTCTAAAGTAAGAACAAAAGTCTTAGTTATTCCTTTTACTAACGATAAAAATAAGTATAACCTATGCAGGTCCCATACGAGCATGGTATATTCATTTCTGATCCTGACGATTTACCCTCAAGGATCATCATCTCCatcttacagaagagaaaactgaggccgcAAGCGTCCCACTACCAGCAGTGTCCTACCATCTCCTTTCCTCAGCAACCTTGAGCCTCAGGTTGCTTCCAGGACAGGGGGCCCTGTTGGTTTTTACTCCCAGCCTCTCCCTGCAAACCAGCAAAGACCAGAAGCAGGGTTTCTGGAGCTTGTTGGGCACAAGTGGGGGGCTGGAGGGCAGGACGTGGCTGCCTACTTGGGAGGTCCTGCAAATTACAAACATAGTCGCCTTGCAAAAACAaatcagacacacaaaaaaatcagttCTAGCTTTGGGCTGGGGGCATCTGGAAACCCTGATCGGCTCTTCCCCTGGTTCTCGCTCTCTGCAATTACCACCCAAGCCAGACTTACTCCTCATATGGTTTCAGATGTGCTTGTTTGGCCTGCTCCACGAGGTCCAGGAAGTCCCTGTAGCAGTTTCTGGCCATGACGGTGTACCGTGTGGCGCAGCCTAATTCAGTGACCCTGGCTCTTGGCAGGTAGCCCGCCCAGCCGGGGATGGGGGGCTCATGGAGAGGTTTCTTTATGTTCTTGCATTCTATAAAAAAGATGCCATTCTTCCGTGAGGGCTTTGAGAAGCCATCCAGTGGGCAGTGCTCCCAAGCCAGCCAGCAGCCCAACAATCAGCCCTGGGGATAGCCCTAGGCTCCGAGCGTGATGAGGACAGCTACCACGGGTTGGTTTATTCTGTGTGTCTGCATTTGGTGGGGCTTTACATaggccctcctctctctctcatctcattATCTTACAAACTCTAAGAAGTCGGTGCTATTACCACCAACACTTTTGTGGAGCAGGACACTGAGGCCTCAGAGAGGTGAAGAGAATCTTGGCCGAGGTCACATAGCAAGGAAGTGACAGGGCCAGGATTTAGACCCGCGTTTCtctgattcccaagttattgctCTTAAACGGATCCCACTCTTTTCTcagactaacaacaacaacacaaaagctTCAGGCATTTGCTGCTGACCTACAAGAGAAGCATGTAGGTCAGGAAAAGGCACATCACACCTAGCTCTGGCTGCCTGGCGGGTTGACCTTCGGCAATCTCACATTTGTGAGATAAAAGATAACTGCCTGCTTCTGTCTCCTCCAGTTGCTGTAAGAATTGAATTAGACCAGAGAGTCCCAGAACCTCAAAGTTGGAAGGCACCCTAGGGAGACTCTAGTCCATCCTTCCCTGCCTTAGACGAAGGAACTGTACCCGGAGAGGGGAAGCTACCTGCCCTACATCACACAGCAAAGAGTCACAGAGCTGGGCTAAAGCCCAAACTCTTAGGCTGGTGCTTCTTATAATGGCTGGGAAATTTCTAAGGCATGGCAAACATGTGAGTTAGCACGTGTTGAAAAGTCTCCAgatacagtaataataataaagataatcagttcattatttttcctgttgGATGTTGGACCTTAAAAACCAGTTAGGATAAATCACTGTTTTGATGATTAACATTATACAGTCATATCATCAGTTGTTTTCTTCACTGTTATTATGGTGGTTATTCAGTGCAAAAGCCCTTCCTGCCCAGCTAGCACCTGGAGGAGCTGGGTTAAAACCCCAGGTCTGACCTCAGACAAGGGACACTATGCTCAAGTGGAAATAATAGTATCGACTTCATACGGCTGTCATGGGTGGTTAATGAAATAACGGTGCCAGGCACAGAGAAAGCAACTAAAAAGTCATAACTACTGAGgccacaggggcttcccaggtggcgctagtggtagagaacccgcctgccaatacaggagacatgagatgtggattcaatccctgggtcaggaagatctcctggaggagggtgtggtgatgcactccagtattttctgcctggagaatcccatggacagaagagcctggtgggcttcagtccacagggtcgcagagtctgacatgactgaagtgacttagcacacacgcaccctGAGACCACAGCTGCTCTTGGAACCTCGGTGATGACCACCCAGGGAGCTGAGTACCAACACCCTCTTCCCCAgctgtctccctctccccctggaAATGTTTCCTTCTCCTTCTAAGCAACTGAGCCTCTCCACTTTGCCTAGATGCCTGGGGATCTGGAACGGTACTCTCGGCGGCTGCTCAACAAGCCAGCCAGGCCTTGCAATGGGGCCCAACGTGAAGGGGGGCCAGTGTTCAGAAGCCAGTACCCAGACTCAAGGGATGGTACTGCCGGTAATACTGGTGCAGTGTCCGCAGGACCGTCCCTTCCGAGCGGACAGGTTTCAGTTTTGGGGCAGCGGCCACAGAGCAGTGGAATTCCTCCAGCCGGTCTTTATACCGCTGTGTGTTCTCCTGGAAGATTTTCAGACAGTGGCCCATGTTGTCCTCGCTGGAGGTGCCCTGGCAGCTCAGATAGGGCACGAAGCCTGCAAGAGTCGAGGAGGGAATCACAACCTTCAGCAAGAGATTCAGATCCTGCACAAACCCCCAGAATCTCCGCCCAGCCCTGGCCATTTCTTCCTTGGCCGACAACACTGCATTTCCCCAAAGGCCATGAATACAAGCCGTGCTATTGTTTCCACTGCCGCTGGGTCCTCCCAAGGCCACAAAAAATGAccttggagtggggagggaaggccCGTTTCCACAAAGGCGCTGACAGTAATGTTCTTTGATAGCAAAGCCCCCGATGTCAGTCCGAATGGCAAATGGGGAAAGCATTTAATGGGCCAAAATGATCGTCTGAGGAGTAATTgaaattattcatctttttaGAGAGAAAGCTTATTTTCCTTGACACTTTCCAAATGCAATTTGGGATCTTTCTTGTCGGACCATCAGAAAATTGCGGGCTTATTAAAAGCTGAGACCTATTACACAAAAAGGTAAATTCATTATCTGTGAGACCCACCCTGAGCACAATTTTTCAGCATTTCCCACAAAATAACATATAATCATTACAATTAGTATGGGTAAAACACAACTATTTATTTAAACTGGATGCTGAATCCTAAGTACTATAATGCTGTCATAATAaggccatttttaaaaagaacaaagaatggaaaaaaaaaactggttaaaGCTTAGCTTTAAattgcaaataaatatataaatatataagtcTCATTATTGAAGCTCAACATTTTTGCTCTTATCCCCAGGTAAGAAAAGCTGGCCTCAGAGTTGAAGGCAGTAACCCTCACCCTCTGCACTGGCAAGAAATGTGCTCTGGAAGACTCGAATTATTAGACTGTTCTTGACAGTGCTGGAAGCCTTCCATCCATTATCCAGGCTCCCAGTTGAACTTGGGAGATTAAAAGATATGCTGGAcaattaaaagacaattaaaagATACATTAACAACATGGAGGAGACCCTAGACACCCAGGGACTTTATCACAGTGGTTCTTCTTCATCAGGGTCCACTTTGATCTGCATAGATTTTACCTGATtgcatatatgtatgcacacgtgtacacacacatacacacacacacacagaaatacaaacaacCTTTATTGAGTCTTGCTAAGGGCCAAGATATTTCAAATGTATGCCAGCTCCTttagagacagattttattttcttgggctttaaaatcactgtggatggtgactgcagccatcaaattgaCACCCGGttttttataaagaaagctatgacaaacctagacagcatataaaaagcagagacatcactttgctgacaaaggtccatatagtcaaagctatggtttttccagtagtcatgtatggatgtgagagttggactataaagaaagctgagcgccaaagaagtgatgctcttGAGCTagggtgctggagaaaactcttgagagtcccttggactgcaaggagatcaaaccagtcactcttaaaggaaatcaaccctaaatattggttggaaggactgatggcgaagctccaatactttgaccacctgattcgaagagccaactctttagaaaacatcctgatgctgggaaagagtgagggcaaaaggagaagggggcgacagaagatgagatggttggatagcaccacccactcaatgaatatgaatttgagccaactccaggagatagtgaaggacagggaagcctagtgtactgcagtccacggggttgcaaagagtcagacaccacttagggactgaacaacaacaaagctccTTTAATCTTCACCATAATCTTATGAGGAATCTATCCCTACCCCGTATAGTGGGTTGAATTGATAGATCTACCCAAGTCCCACCCCCTGAAATCTGTGAAGGTGAACCTATCAGGAAATtgaatctttgcagatgtaattaaggattCAGAAATGAGATCATCTTAGATTTAGGGTGGACTCCCAAATCCAATGCCCAGTTTCCTTCTaaaagaaaggagagggaggtCTGAGAAACAAAGACACAGAGACACTGAGCAGATGGCCACAAGAAAAGTCATGGGAAGGTGGGGGCAGAGACTAGAGAGATGCTGCCACAAAACAAGATGATGCCACCAGGGGCCATCAAAGAGCGCGGTCCTGCCCATACCTCATTTCAgactcctggcctccagaactgtgaaacaataaatgtctgctgttttACACAATAGCCCTAGGAAACGAATATGACCATTTTATAGAAACTTCTCCTTACCATACAGAGGTAAGTAAACTGCTTACAATCACGTAGATAATGGCCAGGAAGAGACTGGAATCCCAGTTTATTAAAACCCAAAGCTTATTCTCTTAACCAACCAGTAGGACCTCACCAGTAGTGTGAGGATGGGCAACCTTGGAATATTCTCCATGAATCTCCCCTCCTGAGAATACCTGTATGTGAGAGCAGAGGGCTTCTGGGGAGCACTAGGTTCATCACCCACCGTGATGTGATTTAGTAAATTCTCAGTAGCCCAGAAGACCGAGAAGGAGAAGCCTTAGGATAGAGTGACTAGCTCTCCTGACTTGCCAAGGGCTGAGGGGTTTCCTGGGATGCAggactttcagtgctaaaactGTGACCATTCCCAACAAACCAGAGTAATTGGccaccctccctccaggggacACAGGAAGACATGGGACCGTAAGGACAGCCCTAGTGCTTGAGAACAGCACAACACAGAGGAACagagcctcagtttacccatctgtgTCTACCTAGGTCCAAATGCATGTATGAGACATGAGATAAGTGCTTCCTGGATACCAGGCCATGTCCTGGgggatttgaaagtgaaagtgaaagttgctcagttgtgtccgactctttgcgaccccatggaacagtccatggaattctccctaGATTATATTTCTCCACTTATCAGAACCCAGTGATCTGCCATCGTCAACAGTGGAGCACTTTCAACAAGTCTTGTAAATGCTAAAGTGCCTGTACTGGTCCATTAAACCGGTCAGACATGGACAATGGGGCAAGGAAGAGACAGAGATGGTCCCCCTGCCAGCCCCGTCACCACTTACCACTGTAGCCTGGTGTGATCGGCATCTGTCTCATGAAGGTCTTGGAAAACTCCATGATTTTGCTCTCTGTTAATGAAGGGAAGAGGGAATGAAATCACCTCATCAGAAGTCCCTTCCTAGAGAACTCACTGCACATGTGCCAGAGCCCTTGGCAGGGAATTGGGACAGAGAGAAAGCACCGGCATTAGCCAAGGATGCCACCAGACATTCAATGTGCAGGACATAATGAAGAATTAGAGTAAGCTGAGGCTGGAAAGGATCAG from Muntiacus reevesi chromosome 2, mMunRee1.1, whole genome shotgun sequence harbors:
- the SPMIP5 gene encoding sperm-associated microtubule inner protein 5, whose amino-acid sequence is MEFSKTFMRQMPITPGYSGFVPYLSCQGTSSEDNMGHCLKIFQENTQRYKDRLEEFHCSVAAAPKLKPVRSEGTVLRTLHQYYRQYHPLSLECKNIKKPLHEPPIPGWAGYLPRARVTELGCATRYTVMARNCYRDFLDLVEQAKQAHLKPYEE